The sequence below is a genomic window from Mycobacterium sp. ITM-2016-00316.
GGTCGCGCTCGGCATCGGAACCCACCGATACAGCTTGGCAGTACCCGTTCGCGCCGGACGGGCCGCATCGAGGCGGCCGGCTCCACGTGGTAGCTGAGGAAGTCCTCAGCGACCGGAGAAACGCCCGGCCCGGTGCTCGGCAGGTCGCGAAATTGCGCACAACCACCGAACGAATGTCAAATTGTCGCCGTCGTCAGTGGAGGAAACCATATCGAGCAAACGTCATATAGTTTCCAGTCATGGTGAACCCTCTGGCGTCCGCGCTGGCCGCGTCGTTGACCGCCAGTGCCAACGATCTGGTCCTGCTCGCGGACGGCCACTGGAACCGCCATCCCTGGCCCGAGATCTACGCGCGCGCGGAGAATGTCGCCGACTTTCTGCTCAACGAGGACATCCGCTGCCTGGGTCTGGTCGGTGAGCCGACCCCGGAACTGATCTCCTCGGTGATCGGCGCATTCCTGGCCGGCGCGGCGGTGTCGATCCTGCCGGGACCCATCCGGGGTGCCGACACCACCCAGTGGGCACGCGCCACCCAGGCCCGGTTCCGCGGCATCTCCGCCGGGCGCGTCGGCAGCCAGGGCGCCTATCTGGAAAAGCTCTCCACCGCAGGCGAGTCGCCGGATATCGTCGACCTCACGACAGTCGCACATCCGCGACGGTCCACAGGCTTCCGATTGCCTGGCCGGGACGCTCCGGTAGCGATCATGCAGGGCACGGCGGGCTCGACCGGCACGCCCAAGACCGTGCAACTGCCGCCCGCGGCGGTGCTGGCCAATCTGAGCGGACTCAACGACCGGATCGGGGTCGGTCCCCGCGACGTCGGATGCTCCTGGCTGCCGCTCTATCACGATATGGGCCTGAGCTTTCTGCTCTCCGGGGCGCTGGCCGGCACCGACGTCTGGCAGGCGCCCACCACGGCGTTCCAGGCCTCACCGTTCCGCTGGCTGAATTGGCTGTCCGAGAGCGGAGCGTCGGTCACCGCGGCACCGAACATGGCCTACGGCATGATCGGGAAGTACTCCCGGCGGGTCACCGATGTCGATCTGTCGGCGCTGCGCTTCGCGCTCAACGGCGGCGAACCCGTCGACTGCGAGCTCACCGAGCGCTTCGCCACCGAGATGGCCCGCTTCGGCTTCTCCGCGGGCGCACTGTCGCCGTCCTACGGACTGGCCGAATCCACTTGTGCGGTAACGGTTCCGGTACCGGGTGTCGGTATGCGCATCGATGAGACGGTGTTCACGACCGAGGACGGCACCGCGCCGCGCCGGCACGCCATCCTCGGTGCGGCCATCGCCGGGATGGAAGTCCGCATCGAACCGTATGAGAACGCCGCCACCGAGGTCGCCGACCGTGAGCTCGGCGAGATCGCGATCCGTGGCACATCCATGTTCTCCGGCTACCTCGGCGAGGCCTCCCGCACCGCCGACGAATGGTTCCGCACAGGCGATCTGGGCTACTTCGTCGATGGCGGCCTGGTGGTGTGCGGACGCGCCAAGGAGATCATCACGGTGGCCGGCCGCAACATCTTCCCGGCCGAGGTCGAGCGGATCGCGGCCCTGGTCCCCGGGGTGCGCGAGGGTGCGGTGGTGGCCGTGGGCGTCGGTGAGGGCTCCATCCGCCCCGGCCTGGTCGTCACCGCCGAGTTCCGTGGCCCGGACGAACCCGGCGCCCGCGCCGCACTGATGCAGCAAGTGGCCTCGGGGTGCGGTGTTGTTCCCGCCGATGTGGTGTTCGTCAAACCCGGCACGCTGCCCAGGACGTCGTCGGGCAAGCTGCGCAGGCTCGAAGTCAAACGTGGCCTCGAGGTCGCCGCCGGCGGCTAGTTGTTCATCGAATGCCAGGGACAGAACGCCACCGTGGCGGTACCCACCACGAACGATGCGACATCCTCGGGCACCGAGTCCGATGCCATCACGTTGTCGACCACCGCGAGTTGGCTGACGCCGGTGCCCATGATGCGGCACAGGCTCTGTGCGCTCGTCAGCGCCGCGGGTGCGGTATAGAACTCGGGAATGATGCCGGCACTGGTCAGCGCATTGACATAGGCACGTTCGGTCTGCGGATCGGCTCCGGCGGGCGCCGCACCGAGTAGCGCAGCCGACGCCACGGTGAGGGCGGTCAGGCCGCCGAACAGACTTCTGTGCATGACACGAAGGTAGGTCATCGGCTGCCTCACCAGCGTCCATTCAGGCTTTCGTGGCCCATCCGCAACAATGGAGCGCGATGGCGAGCACTGTGGAGACCCGGCCCGGCCCGATCGTACGGCTGGTCACCCGCGTGACCCGCAGCCGGCTGGGGCTGCCCCGGCCCGCCGGCGGGTACCGGATGACCCGCGATCTGGCGGTACCGATGCGCGATGGTGTCCGGCTGCTCACCGACCTGTACACGCCGGTGACCGACCCGTCCGGCACGGTGTTGATCCGCACCCCCTACGGGCGGGCCAACCTGCCGGCGACGGTGACCGCCGGGATCTACGCCGAGCGCGGCTATCGCGTCGTGATGCAAAGCGTGCGGGGAACTTTCGGCTCGGAAGGGCATTTCGAGCCGGGAGTCGCCGAAGCCGACGATGCTGCCGACACGGTGGCCTGGATGCGTGACCAGCCCTGGTTCGGCGGTGAGTTCGCCACCGTCGGCTCGTCCTATCTGGGCTTCACCCAGTGGGCGCTGCTGGCCGACCCGCCTGCCGAACTGAGCACCTCGGTGATCGGCATGGCCCCGCACGACTTCGCCGAATCCGGCTGGAGCACAGGTGCATTCGCCCTCGCCGATTTCCTGACCTGGAGTTTCCAGGTGGCCCGGCAGGAAGACGGCGGCACGTTGCGCACCGTGTTGCGGATGGTGACGGTGCCCTGGCGGCTCAAACGCCCGCTGAGCACCGTGCCGCTGAGCCGGGCCGGCGCGAAGATGCTGAAGGGCCGCGCCCCGTGGCACGAGTCCTGGCTGCGCACCCCGGACCTGTCCGACCCGTACTGGCGGCCGAGCCGGCTCGGCCATGCGCTGCAGCGGGTCAACACCCCGGTGCTGCTGGTCACCGGTTGGCAGGACGTCTTCCTGACCCAGACCCTCGATCAGTACCGGCAGCTGGAAGACCGCGGCGTGCGGCCGTCGCTGGTGATCGGTCCGTGGAGCCACGGCGACGGTGGCGGCGATGTGCTGCGCGATTCGTTGCGTTGGCTGGACGGGGAACGCCCCGCGGGGGTGCGGGTCCACGTCACCGGCGGCGGGGAATGGCGCGAGCTGCCGGCCTGGCCGCCGCCCGCCGGGCAACGGGTGTTGCACCTGCGGCCGCGGGCCAGGCTCGGCGCGGAATCCGCGCCGGTCGGCGCCGCCGTGGCCCGGTTCGTGTTCGACCCGGCGGATCCGACGCCGACCGTCGGCGGACGGCTGCTGTTCGCTCCGCGCGGCTACCGAGACGACACCGCGCTCGCGGCCCGCGGCGACGTCGTCACCTTCACCGGCCCGGCACTCGATGCACCGCTGGAGGTGGTCGGGGTACCGCGAATCGAGTTGGCGCACAGCACCGATACCGGATGGGCCGATGTGTGGGTGCGGATCAGCGAGGTGGATGCCGACGGCCGTTCCCGCAATGTCAGCGACGGCTACGTCAGCCGGGCGCCGGGCGATCAGGGGATGCTGGCGCTGGATCTCGACCCGATCGCGCACCGCTTCGCTGCCGGCTCCCGCATCCGGGTATCGATCGCGGGCGGGTCGCATCCGCGGTTCGCCCGCAACCCCGGCACCGGCGAGCCGGTGTGGTCGGCGTCGCGGCTGCTGCGCGCCACGCACGAGATCGGCCCGGGCTCGCGGCTGATCCTGCCCGTCCCCGAGTGATTTGTGCGAGATTTGTGACGCTCAGCGCTACAAATCTCGCACAAATCGCCGGGGGTCAGCGCACTTTGAGGACGACCTTGCCCTTGGCGCTGCGGTTCTCCAACGACGCGATGGCCTCACCGGCGCGCTCCAGCGGGTAGACGCTGGGCTCGGGCGCGCTGACCGCACCGGAGGCCAACAGCGGCGCCAGCTCGGCCCACTGCTGCGCCAGGTAACCCGGATGTGTCCCGGTCCAGGCGCCCCACCCGACACCGATGGCGTCAACGTTGTTGAGCAGCAACCGGTTCACCTTGACCGTCGGGATCTCGCCGCCGGTGAAACCGACTACCAGCAGTCGCCCGCCCGGGGCCAGCGAGCGCAGCGAATCGGTGAATCGGTCACCACCGACCGGGTCCAGCACGATGTCCACGCCCCGCCCGCCGGTGAGCTCCTTGACCGCGTCCTTGAACCCGTCGGCCAGCACCACATCGGATGCCCCTGCCGCCCGGGCGATCTCGCCCTTGTCCTGCGAGCT
It includes:
- a CDS encoding CocE/NonD family hydrolase, with protein sequence MASTVETRPGPIVRLVTRVTRSRLGLPRPAGGYRMTRDLAVPMRDGVRLLTDLYTPVTDPSGTVLIRTPYGRANLPATVTAGIYAERGYRVVMQSVRGTFGSEGHFEPGVAEADDAADTVAWMRDQPWFGGEFATVGSSYLGFTQWALLADPPAELSTSVIGMAPHDFAESGWSTGAFALADFLTWSFQVARQEDGGTLRTVLRMVTVPWRLKRPLSTVPLSRAGAKMLKGRAPWHESWLRTPDLSDPYWRPSRLGHALQRVNTPVLLVTGWQDVFLTQTLDQYRQLEDRGVRPSLVIGPWSHGDGGGDVLRDSLRWLDGERPAGVRVHVTGGGEWRELPAWPPPAGQRVLHLRPRARLGAESAPVGAAVARFVFDPADPTPTVGGRLLFAPRGYRDDTALAARGDVVTFTGPALDAPLEVVGVPRIELAHSTDTGWADVWVRISEVDADGRSRNVSDGYVSRAPGDQGMLALDLDPIAHRFAAGSRIRVSIAGGSHPRFARNPGTGEPVWSASRLLRATHEIGPGSRLILPVPE
- a CDS encoding DUF732 domain-containing protein — encoded protein: MHRSLFGGLTALTVASAALLGAAPAGADPQTERAYVNALTSAGIIPEFYTAPAALTSAQSLCRIMGTGVSQLAVVDNVMASDSVPEDVASFVVGTATVAFCPWHSMNN
- the mbtM gene encoding long-chain-fatty acid--ACP ligase MbtM; protein product: MVNPLASALAASLTASANDLVLLADGHWNRHPWPEIYARAENVADFLLNEDIRCLGLVGEPTPELISSVIGAFLAGAAVSILPGPIRGADTTQWARATQARFRGISAGRVGSQGAYLEKLSTAGESPDIVDLTTVAHPRRSTGFRLPGRDAPVAIMQGTAGSTGTPKTVQLPPAAVLANLSGLNDRIGVGPRDVGCSWLPLYHDMGLSFLLSGALAGTDVWQAPTTAFQASPFRWLNWLSESGASVTAAPNMAYGMIGKYSRRVTDVDLSALRFALNGGEPVDCELTERFATEMARFGFSAGALSPSYGLAESTCAVTVPVPGVGMRIDETVFTTEDGTAPRRHAILGAAIAGMEVRIEPYENAATEVADRELGEIAIRGTSMFSGYLGEASRTADEWFRTGDLGYFVDGGLVVCGRAKEIITVAGRNIFPAEVERIAALVPGVREGAVVAVGVGEGSIRPGLVVTAEFRGPDEPGARAALMQQVASGCGVVPADVVFVKPGTLPRTSSGKLRRLEVKRGLEVAAGG